ATcagttaaataattcatcattttaatgtataaaagTGAATTGGTAGATAtatttatacaatacaatgttagtACCAATTAATGAATAATGTTAGTACTATCATCTTAATATTGCATACCAATAAATAAGCTTTTAATTAATGTTTGAAAAAAGAGCCACACTTGTGAGATGTTacccaaaaatttaaaaatatattattaagagTAAGATAgttcaatttaaaaaatactagtttaGGACTATATCGATTAATAGAATATGCCAGATCAAAATGTTATGGAATTATTGTACCAGAAAAGACGATACGTAATTGTCAACAAAGGAAAATTGCAGGAAAAAAGAATGTaaatttagtttatgaaaagagaATTACACTTTTTTTTACTTGAAGACCATCTACAAGAGGACAAGAGCTATAGTTCGTTAAACCACGTATAATTTTATGATTGTGATGACAATAATATCCCTTATCACATGCTTCGATCTTCTACTAAACAGTCAATTGGTCCTTGAAAAATTTGAGCATTCACTTGTTAATTTCTGGAGGAGAGAGTTATGTTCATAAGTTTTGAAAGGTGTAAATCATCGATCATATTAGTTTTTGTGAAAGGTAATATCAGTTTATGTGAAAGATATCATAATTGTGAAGAAATTAATTAGAGAGTAAGAACATGTTCGGTTTAGGAGAGAAATAGAGAtgagagaaaagagaaggtgaatagagagaaagagatgagaaatataatatatttgaCATGTTGTTTGATATgataaaaaaagaagagaaatagTGACATCGAAATTGATATTTTATCAAACTTTTTATTAGTTTATGGTAGTTGATATACACTTACTAACACTTGAAACAACAAATAAAGTGacagaacaagaaaaaaaaacacaatgcTTCACATTTCCCCACAAACGGGAAAGACCACCAAAAGGTGGTGGGACCCACCTCTATGGTTCCCTCTCTCTCCTCACTTTCATCGAGTAAGGTGAGTTCCTCACCTCTCCTCTATGTCTCTTCCGCATATCTCTATTTTCTCAAATTCTTCTCTGACAAATACATTCTTATACTTTGTTTgttagagaagagagatagagtgAAGAGCTAACACACACCCTTGTTTGGTGGTGCATTAGAATAAGAGGTAGAGAAAGTTTGGGTGAGACCCACCACTTTTTGAGACACTACTACAAAAAGGCCGTTGGGCAGCGCCTTCCGGGTAGTGGTTCTTGTTAACCGCTACCTAAGTgttgtaaaaatgaaaaaaataggaaaagaagaGGATCTCATAATAGAAACGCTACCCAAATAATATTTTATCGGTGTTGGGTACTGGTTATTGGAACCGCTACCCAgtctttgttttttatttattggaaCCCTAACTTGCGCCAATCTTTTCCCCTTTCCCCCTCTCTGTCTCTACTCTACCGTTCTTCCAGTCTCGCCCACCGAACCCTCACCGTTCACGATCGAACATCTCATCTGATCTCGCACCCCAAACCCTCACCGTTCTCCATCGTGATGGTAGCTCTTGTTCTTCACGAAGTGCTTTCTCAGGGTAGCTCTGGTTCTAGATCGACGAAGTTGCGGACTCTTACGGTAGCACTTGCTTAGGACATTCGAGAGCTTCATCCGCTTTTCAGGTTTCACTCTCCCTTTCTTGCGAAACCCTTACTCTCTCACTTTGTCTTCAACTAATTTTTGAAGTGTATATCTCCCTCTGATTTCGATTTCGTTTGGTTTTAGCTTCTGTTTCTGTTCACCGGCACTGAATAGAAGGTAAGATTTTGCTTTTGGCTAGTTTTCTTAGAGGAATCATGAGCACATTTGATGATTAGAAGATTGCCTggcttgattttgattttggctGGTTGCTTGTGCATATCTGTATTATTTGTTACTTTCATCTTATTTATAGACACTTGAAGtgattttgctatttttttatACTGCTATTTGATTATGTTCTCATATAGGGAATTGTCTCATTTATGTGTTTTGTTAGAAGAGGGGCTAAAATCTGTTTTAATGTCGGCAATACATATTTATTTAGAATTAGGAGTCTAGTATTAGTTTAAATAAGGGTTAGCCTTCGACTTTTTGTGTTGAGCTATAATTACAATTTACAATCTGAAGTCTTTATTGTTTCCTTTCCCTCCTTCCTTATCTAATAACCTATAACTTCAATTCCATAATTTCATCAGTTATGTAGGTACTACAATGATCTATTTGTATTTGACCTGGATCAAGTCAAGGTAAATACATTTAAATATTTGGGTGACATTCTACAATAAATATGTTAATTGCTATTTGCTACTGCAAGTTTCGTATGCTGTAATAATGTCTGATCTTGTGTTCCTTAATGCGACTAACACCAATCTGATTTTCTGCTGCTGTGGCAAGAAATAAAGCCTAAGCCTGGAGCAATGTGGCCTACTGTTCATAGTGGTTTTCAATTATTTGTCTATAAAGATGATGTGCGCAAAATACTGATCCTGTTATATGAGGCTAAGGACAGGTTAGTTGAATGAAATTGTGTTTAAATCTGCTACTGCTGTTGTGAATAAGGACAAGTCAGttgaattaattaaattgaaatccTGGAACTGGTTGAGATGCAAGTTAAAGGGGTTCTCCTACTCATATTCTTGGGTTGCTGATATGGAGCACATCACTTTTATATGCTAGCAGGTCAGCCCTATAAGGCAGATCCAAGAAAAGAGAGTAGAAACCTGAGATCATTGCTATACTTTGAAGAGTGATCCAAGACACTCTTCAATTACTTGGGTATGTATGTGCTTTTTTgctcataaaacaaaattgttCCTATTCTAAAgtttccactttttttttataatttctaAGTCCTATTAACATTTATCTGATTGAACTTGTTCCTTTGCAGGAATGCAACAATTCCTTGCATCACCCTTTTGCTTGGTGGTAACTCACTCAAGGTATAAAAAAAACTAGCTTCTACAGATATCTTCAGCATAATTTAACCAATTGAGAGCAAAACAATGGTTATGTGAATGTGAACTTTGTCTTAAATGGCAGGGTTGAAATCATCAAGTGTAAAACCATTGACACTCATCTGCATTTTTTTAGGTGAGTTATTTCTCTTTCATGTCACTTTGTTCACTATATTTATTGCTCTCTGTTTCTTCAATTTCAAGTGCGTTGATTggttttgtttattgttgtgcatgagtggttaataattttatttatgaaaTGCTTGGTCATAATTTGCTCTTTTTTTTATCTCCGTCCTTTCGTCCCTTAGTTGTCTTTAGTAGTGCATTCAGTAAAAAATCTTTTTGTACGTGTTCTCATCTTTTTGCTCCATTTTTAAATCTCTTGGGTGCTTTTGAATGAAAGCAGGCCTGATCCATTGTTGATGAGATAAAATAGGTGATCACAGCAAGTTCTAGTACAAGAAAAGAGAGCGCCAAAGCTGGAGATTTTTATGCTGAAGAGTTAGAATTGGTTAAGAAGAAAAATATAgaaggggaaaaataaagaagggGAAGAAGTTTTTGATCAGGTTAGTTGTTTATGCTCATCTAAAATAATATAAACCTTTCAGTAACTTTGGAGGATTTTTACATCGGTAATTGACACCAAAATTATTAATGTCGatagcttttctttttctatgtgTTGCATCAGCATAATTACTTGGCTGAGTGTGAGCATTAAGAAATATAGATAAGACATCTATTAGAAGTGTGCAATGTCTATCTTCTAACTGGTTGTTTAGTGTTACTCATAGAGCTAGCTAGCTGGTTGTTTGGTCTAATGTAGGTTTATTTTGCTTCTCATGATTCTGAGCACATCATGATTCATCTAATATTCTGGATCAGTAGATTCATCATAATTAATTGTGGTTTTTTTGCATGATTTCTATGCAGTGAAGGTGGGAAGATTTGTTCAAATGTTGCAGAAGTTGATATCATTGGGCGGACAAAGTCTAGCAAAGCTTTGGTGGGGAAAGATTCTTGAGAGGATGTCATTGAGTGTTCTACCTCTTTTGCTGATACAGTTTATTTATTGTTGGGATCTCAAAATTGTTGaatttattttgtttgatttcAGCAGAGTTATATAGATTGGGTATCAATATTAATTTAGTCATGTTTTGATTCATTTGGTTGCATGTTTTGATTCATTTGGCTGcggttaaaaaaaagttaaaataagtTGGGCAGCGgttctcctttttttttaaatataggaTAGCGGTTTTTTCCTTGATGCGTAGCTGTTTTCAACCGCTGCCCATTTAATGCCATGCGTTGCGGTTCGCGGAACCGCTACCCATCTTTTAATTGGGTAGCGGTTAAAAACCGCTACCCAACTTTAGCAACGCTGATTTAAGCACCGGTCGCAAAACCGCTACCCAACTCATAACAGAACCGCTACCCAAGGCCTTTTTTGTGGTAGTGAGATCTCTTCAAATTCGAGAAATATGGACTCATGCTTGTTTTTTATTCCACACATTACTGGTGGCTTTGCATCGCCGATAAGCGTAGTTTGGCACACACCCTTTCTTGTCAATGATGAAGGCATGGAATTTGCATAAACTGCCAAAGTATTGTTCTTAACCTCTTCAGGCTTTAAAGACGTGTCAATATTACCTTGTTAAGTTTAAATGTAGATACCTAAAAAATTCTCAAGTACAAATAACGGTCAAATGCAGTTAATGGCATTAAGCTCCCTTCTTGGAGACGTTGCAAGTTCGAAGACCATATGGAAGCAAGTCCTAACCCTAATTCCTAACAGTCGTACTTCCAACTGGTCCATCAATAAGAGGAAATAGAAATAACATTGTTGGCCGGTGGTTTCTGAACACCACTGAAAGATGcataaaagaaaatttaaaaagcATGCAATACTCATCCTAGTCTCCTGTCAATTTGAATGCTTTGTTCCTAATTAGAGAGTTACAATAGTCAAATagagatgaaagagaaaatacgAGATTATATAAGAGAACAATCAACCTTATTTAACATTGGGATGAGGAGAGAGAGAATACGGGTGAGACCCCCACTTTTTCTAATTggataatgtttcatccacacctctcttttgaggtggagaggtagaatggtgagagagataggaagaaaataaaaaataagagagagaaaatatgagatgtgatagatgataagatgagagagatagaaataaaaataggtggaaatgaagtgtttaaaaaatgaggtgtgtatatatcattactctttatAATTTCCCAAAATTGGAGAGAATAGGAGGTAATGTTTACGgttcagggtttagggtttttttttacatcggaaaaataaattgcagcATCTGGAATTAATCCCTTGACCTTCCTACCTAACTCATATGTCCACtatctcttaccacttgaactatcattcaAAGACAGTATAAAAGCTTTATTattgaataaaattattttaaaatataaaaagtagTTTTATCTCTTTTCTTTATCATACAAAACCACCTATAAAATCTATTATATTTTTCACACTTCTCTTTTATGATTTCTCTCCTAAACCAAAGAGTgactaagagcaactccaaccccaaaattcttatttggtttcttaacacactattcagcactattcagcactattcctgtgggccctgtctgccacatcagacttaagaaactcctaagaaactgaagcagattttgctccaacccatggtttcttaaattactatttgaagggtcccacccgtgtcccaccatacaacataaattaataatatttattttcactcaatttagatttaaaatttaatactaaatcaatacttcaacttaaaaataatttaattaaaattaatacgaatttaattattaattactaattttacttaatatttaaaacaattaaatttaaatatcggcatgctaacttgaaacaaaaataaaaaagtacattgtgttatttctagcaaaaacaattttattgaatgatagaaataaagacgaaagaaaatacatgacaatgaaaaataagcaacaatacatttgaaatgaaatacataataacacttgaaggttaattttcattattctcgttttcgggaagctgccaaatatgctccaccaagtctgcttgaagctggtgatgaattgacctatcaatttgatgtgctcttctttccaagatatttctaaaagcgggaataggaccacttactacttcagcatccaatatgtcattattgacctgatcataaacaaaattacctcggtacgtgttgcgctcatcttcaacaatcatgttgtgcaatatgatgcaagcatacattattgacttcatctcattcggatgccaaaagcgtgatggaccacgaactattgcaaaccgagattggagaacgccgaatgcacgttcaacgtcctttcttgctccttcttgtcttttcgcaaatttttgccttttttctccttgcggcattgggatggtcttcacaaatgtagcccacgggggatagataccgtctgctagatagtatcccatgttatacattgttccattcacgctaaagttcaccatgggagcatttccactcaaaacctcattaaaaaccggagattgatttagcacattaatgtcattgttagaacctgcaatgccaaaaaatgcatgccaaatccacaagtcttgtgatgccactgcttcaagcatgattgtgggctttccatgatcacctcgggtgaattgacctttccacgcaactggacaattcttccattcccaatgcatacaatcaatAGAACCCAACATACCTGGAAATCCACGAGACTCGCCCCATTGAAGTAAGCGGGTAATGTCTTCCTGGTTCGGGCGCCTCAAGTATGTTCCACCAAAtactgcacacacaccttccacaaaattctttaagcactcaattgcagtactttcaccaattcgaacgtactcgtcaacactgtcagcaggtgatccgtacgccaacatacgaatagcggcggtgcacttttgtaatggtgacaggccttgtcttccaactgcatcgacagacattaaaaagtacgggtcatgagacCCAAGGGCCCCTACAATTCTGAGGAACACATGCTTTCGCATTCGAAACCTTCGTCGGAAAAGCTCTTCCGTGTACACAGGA
This is a stretch of genomic DNA from Lotus japonicus ecotype B-129 chromosome 1, LjGifu_v1.2. It encodes these proteins:
- the LOC130729764 gene encoding uncharacterized protein LOC130729764 → MDPNNMADLDIYDVVIDELINDTTIEDMMQEEMEFYQRRANTVRPKRTRKVIERDREAGNERLWNDYFSENPVYTEELFRRRFRMRKHVFLRIVGALGSHDPYFLMSVDAVGRQGLSPLQKCTAAIRMLAYGSPADSVDEYVRIGESTAIECLKNFVEGVCAVFGGTYLRRPNQEDITRLLQWGESRGFPGMLGSIDCMHWEWKNCPVAWKGQFTRGDHGKPTIMLEAVASQDLWIWHAFFGIAGSNNDINVLNQSPVFNEVLSGNAPMVNFSVNGTMYNMGYYLADGIYPPWATFVKTIPMPQGEKRQKFAKRQEGARKDVERAFGVLQSRFAIVRGPSRFWHPNEMKSIMYACIILHNMIVEDERNTYRGNFVYDQVNNDILDAEVVSGPIPAFRNILERRAHQIDRSIHHQLQADLVEHIWQLPENENNEN